From a single Arachis hypogaea cultivar Tifrunner chromosome 3, arahy.Tifrunner.gnm2.J5K5, whole genome shotgun sequence genomic region:
- the LOC112789843 gene encoding probable transcription factor GLK1 isoform X1: MLGVSSPPVGSTRRDERMESFKSIGVSSKDDGFGELSEGSLLESINFDDLFVGINMESDVLPDLEMEVDVFAQFFDNPKAGAYQSSIHNKLASNKNEESVVVNPPAKNAGKGRKPSSQSKSNNPQAKIRKVKVDWTPELHRRFVQAVEQLGVDKAVPSRILEIMGIDCLTRHNIASHLQKYRSHRKHLLAREAEAANWNQRRQMYGGGIAGKRDMSSPWVAPTMGFPPVTSMHHFRPLHVWGHPSMDQSFIHSPTHSLSRPWVQPVALPFWHPHHQLAQNMLTPGSPCFPQPLTTRKYGSGGVAGSIPATSPHPHVMYKAADPPINGLSSPNPNPIIDFHPSKESIDAAIGDVLSKPWQPLPLGLKAPALDSVLTELQRQGISNIPPSCA; this comes from the exons ATGCTTGGTGTGTCATCACCTCCTGTGGGGAGTACAAGAAGAGATGAAAGAATGGAGAGCTTCAAGTCGATTGGGGTGTCATCAAAAGACGATGGATTTGGCGAACTGTCTGAAGGAAGCTTGTTGGAAAGCATCAATTTTGATGACCTCTTCGTCGGCATCAACATGGAAAGCGATGTGTTGCCAGATTTGGAGATGGAGGTTGATGTCTTTGCCCAATTTTTTGACAACCCTAAGGCAGGGGCATATCAATCTTCAATTCACAATAAACTTGCTTCCAATAAGAATGAGGAGTCTGTAGTTGTGAATCCTCCTGCGAAGAATGCTGGAAAAGGAAGAAAACCATCGTCTCAATCCAAGAGTAATAATCCTCAAGCCAAGATTAGAAAAGTCAAG GTGGATTGGACCCCAGAGTTACATAGGAGATTTGTACAAGCCGTGGAACAACTTGGAGTGGATAAGGCAGTACCTTCTAGGATTTTGGAGATTATGGGAATTGATTGCCTCACTCGCCATAACATTGCAAGTCACCTTCAg AAATATAGATCCCATAGGAAACATTTACTAGCGCGTGAAGCTGAAGCAGCAAATTGGAATCAAAGGAGACAAATGTATGGAGGAGGTATAGCAGGGAAGAGAGATATGAGTAGCCCATGGGTAGCACCTACCATGGGTTTCCCTCCAGTCACTTCAATGCACCATTTTAGACCATTACATGTATGGGGTCATCCCTCCATGGACCAATCTTTTATACACTCTCCGACTCATTCACTGTCGCGGCCGTGGGTGCAACCTGTTGCTCTCCCGTTCTGGCATCCTCACCACCAACTA GCTCAAAACATGCTAACCCCAGGATCACCGTGTTTTCCACAGCCTCTGACAACAAGG AAATATGGATCAGGAGGTGTGGCAGGCAGTATTCCAGCAACATCACCACATCCACATGTTATGTACAAAGCAGCAGATCCTCCCATTAACGGCCTCTCCAGCCCCAACCCAAACCCCATCATTGACTTCCATCCG TCAAAGGAGAGCATAGATGCAGCTATTGGAGATGTTCTATCAAAGCCATGGCAGCCACTACCTCTTGGACTTAAAGCTCCAGCACTTGACAGTGTTCTAACTGAATTACAAAGACAAGGAATTTCAAATATTCCACCCTCTTGTGCTTGA
- the LOC112789843 gene encoding probable transcription factor GLK1 isoform X2, translated as MESFKSIGVSSKDDGFGELSEGSLLESINFDDLFVGINMESDVLPDLEMEVDVFAQFFDNPKAGAYQSSIHNKLASNKNEESVVVNPPAKNAGKGRKPSSQSKSNNPQAKIRKVKVDWTPELHRRFVQAVEQLGVDKAVPSRILEIMGIDCLTRHNIASHLQKYRSHRKHLLAREAEAANWNQRRQMYGGGIAGKRDMSSPWVAPTMGFPPVTSMHHFRPLHVWGHPSMDQSFIHSPTHSLSRPWVQPVALPFWHPHHQLAQNMLTPGSPCFPQPLTTRKYGSGGVAGSIPATSPHPHVMYKAADPPINGLSSPNPNPIIDFHPSKESIDAAIGDVLSKPWQPLPLGLKAPALDSVLTELQRQGISNIPPSCA; from the exons ATGGAGAGCTTCAAGTCGATTGGGGTGTCATCAAAAGACGATGGATTTGGCGAACTGTCTGAAGGAAGCTTGTTGGAAAGCATCAATTTTGATGACCTCTTCGTCGGCATCAACATGGAAAGCGATGTGTTGCCAGATTTGGAGATGGAGGTTGATGTCTTTGCCCAATTTTTTGACAACCCTAAGGCAGGGGCATATCAATCTTCAATTCACAATAAACTTGCTTCCAATAAGAATGAGGAGTCTGTAGTTGTGAATCCTCCTGCGAAGAATGCTGGAAAAGGAAGAAAACCATCGTCTCAATCCAAGAGTAATAATCCTCAAGCCAAGATTAGAAAAGTCAAG GTGGATTGGACCCCAGAGTTACATAGGAGATTTGTACAAGCCGTGGAACAACTTGGAGTGGATAAGGCAGTACCTTCTAGGATTTTGGAGATTATGGGAATTGATTGCCTCACTCGCCATAACATTGCAAGTCACCTTCAg AAATATAGATCCCATAGGAAACATTTACTAGCGCGTGAAGCTGAAGCAGCAAATTGGAATCAAAGGAGACAAATGTATGGAGGAGGTATAGCAGGGAAGAGAGATATGAGTAGCCCATGGGTAGCACCTACCATGGGTTTCCCTCCAGTCACTTCAATGCACCATTTTAGACCATTACATGTATGGGGTCATCCCTCCATGGACCAATCTTTTATACACTCTCCGACTCATTCACTGTCGCGGCCGTGGGTGCAACCTGTTGCTCTCCCGTTCTGGCATCCTCACCACCAACTA GCTCAAAACATGCTAACCCCAGGATCACCGTGTTTTCCACAGCCTCTGACAACAAGG AAATATGGATCAGGAGGTGTGGCAGGCAGTATTCCAGCAACATCACCACATCCACATGTTATGTACAAAGCAGCAGATCCTCCCATTAACGGCCTCTCCAGCCCCAACCCAAACCCCATCATTGACTTCCATCCG TCAAAGGAGAGCATAGATGCAGCTATTGGAGATGTTCTATCAAAGCCATGGCAGCCACTACCTCTTGGACTTAAAGCTCCAGCACTTGACAGTGTTCTAACTGAATTACAAAGACAAGGAATTTCAAATATTCCACCCTCTTGTGCTTGA